GAGAAGTGGCAGGAGCAAGAGCAGGCATTTCATCGGGCCTGATTCAACGTGTCTCATGGGTGAACATTGCCTGGAATGTCGGATGAAAGAGTGGTGCTGAATTTTCGATGTGGCGGCTGGTCAGGCTTCTTGACCAGCAAGGCGTGCGGGGTTGGTTCGTCTGGTTCAATCCAACCTTATGAAATCTCTCCTGCTTGCCTTGGCCTTCGTTTCCTCCACATGCGCGGCTGAAGTCATCGAATCGGACATTTGTGTCTATGGCGGCACCAGCGGCGGCGCGGCGGCGGCGGTGCAGGGCGCACGGATGGGCAGGTCGGTTGTCCTTGCCGAGCCAGGCAAGCATCTCGGCGGTATGACCAGTGGCGGGCTCAGCGCTGTGGACATTGGCGATCCGCGTTCGGTGGGCGGCATTGCGCGGGAGTATTTCACGAAGCTGGCGGCGACGGTGGGTGTCACGCTGGCCTGGGACAAGGCTTTTAAAGGTGATGGCGGAGGTGGTCCGGCCACGGGCGGCGCGTATGCCATCGAGCCGCACAAGGCGGAGCAGGTCTTCACCGACATGGCGAAGGAGGCGGGCGTGAAGGTGCATTTCGGAGCGCGACTGGACTCAGTGAAGAAGGAAGGCGCGCGCATCACCGAGCTCGTCATGGAGAATGGTGATGTGTTTCGCGCGAAGGTCTTCATCGACACGAGTTACGAGGGCGATCTGATGGCGAAGGCCGGTGTGAGCTACACGCTCATGCGCGAAGGCAATGCGAAGTATGGCGAGACGCTCAATGGCATTCATTACACGGAGAAATACATCCCGCGCACGAACCATCTCAAACCTGGGCCGCATGGTCGTGTGCCGGGTGGTCAGGGCGTGTGGGATCGCGATTTCCCGCTCGATCCCTATGTGGTGAAGGGCGATCCGAAGAGCGGACTGCTACCGCTCATCAACGAAGGCGATCTCGGCAAACAGGGTGATCCTGCGCCGGGCGTGCAGGCCTATTGCTTCCGCCTTTGCCTGACGACGAACCCTGCAAACATGATCCCGATCACGCCACCGTCGGATTACGATCCGAAGCGCTATGAGATCGTCGCACGGTTCATCGAAGCCTGCCTCGCCATCGGCGATGACATGGACCTGCGCTGGTTCTCGAAGCACGATCCGCTGCCGAACGACAAGTGGGATTTTAATACGGCCACCTTTGGCGGCAATCTGCCCGGCGCGAGTCACGCATGGCCGGAGGCGAGCTATACCGACCGAGTAAAGATCGCCAAAGAGCACGAGGACTACCACCGTGGCCTGCTGCACTTCCTCGCGACTGATTCGCGTGTGCCGGAGAAGGTGCGCAAGGACATGCAGCGCTTCGGTTTGCCAAAAGACGAGTTCACCGACAACGGCGGCTGGCCGCATCAAATCTATGTGCGTGAGGCCCGGCGCATGATCAGCGATCTCGTGATGACCGAGCATCACACCTTTGGTCGGCAGCCCGTGACAAAATCCGTCGGACTCGGCAGCTACGGCACCGACGTGCATGAAATCCGCCGCATCGTGAAGGACGGCGTGCTCGCTCGTGAAGGCAAGGTCGCCGGAGGGCGCGATGGTGCGCCGCCGTATGCCGTGGGCTACGACGCCATCGTGCCAAAGCGGAGCGAGTGTGAAAATTTGTTCGTCACCTTCGCCCTGAGCAGCAGCCACGTCGCGTTTGCCAGCATCCGCATGGAGCCGGTCTTCATGTGTACCAGCCAAAGCGCGGCCACAGCGGCCTGTTTCGCCATGGATGATCAAGTCGCCGCTCAAGAGGTGGACTACGCCAAGCTGAAGGCACGCCTGGAAAAGGATGGACAAGTGCTGACGTGGTCTGGCAAATAGAGCCATGAAGCTCGCGATCCTTTTTCTGCTATCGTCATTCGGCATTCTTCAGTCGTCATTCTCAGCGCAGCCGAATGTTGTGCTCATTCTCGCTGATGATCTCGGCTGGAGTGATCTCGCCTGCTACGGCAGTGATTTTTATGAGACGCCGCATCTTGACCGGCTCGCGCGTGAGGGCATGAAGTTCACGCAGAACTACGCGGCCTGCACGGTCTGCTCGCCCACGCGCTCCGCATTGATGACGGGTAAATATCCCGCCCGCACGCACATCACCGACTGGATTCCTGGCCGCATGCCGGAGAATCCGAAGCTGCTCGTTCCCGAGTGGACGAAGTTTCTGCCGCTGGATGAAATCACGCTGGCGGAGGTCTTCAAATCGGCTGGTTATGCCACGGCGAGCATCGGCAAGTGGCACCTCGGTGAAGGAGAGCATGTGCCAGAGAAGCAGGGCTTTGACGTGAACATTGCGGGCACGAATTCCGGTTCACCGCCGAGTTACATCGCTCCGTGGAAGATTCCCACGCTCACGGAGGGCAAGGACGGCGATTACCTCACCGATCGACTTGGCGAGGAGGCAGCGGCTTTCGTCGTGCGGAGCAAGAACAAGCCCTTCTTCCTCTACCTGCCGCATTTCGCGGTGCATACGCCGGTTCAAGGTCGTGCCGATCTGGTGAAGAAATACGAGGCGAAGCTCAAGCCCGGCCTCATGCACACAAACACGGGCTACGCGGCCATGATGGAGAGCCTGGACAGCGCCGTGGGCCGCGTGCTCGCCGCGCTGGAGGAAAACAAGCTCACGGAGAACACCCTCGTCATCTTCACCTCTGACAACGGCGGCCGCGTGCCCACCACGGCGAACAAATCACTGCGTGTCGGCAAAGGCTCGGCCTACGAGGGCGGTCTGCGCGTGCCGTTGATCGTGCGCTGGCCTGGAGTGACGAAACCCGGCAGCATCTCCGACACGCCGACGATCACGATGGATGTCTTTCCCACGCTGCTCGAAATGACCGGCGTTCCGCCCGTGGCCTCAAGCTCCACCACCGGCGCATCAGGCCGCGATGGTCTCAACCTCGTGCCACTGCTGCGCGGAAGCGGCACCATCATCCGCAGCGAGCTGTTCTGGCATTACCCGCATCATCAGCACTACCAGCTCGGCGGCTCCATGCCCTTCGGCGCAATCCGCAGCGGCGATTTCAAGCTCATCGAGTTCTACAACGACATGCACGTAGAGCTTTATGATCTCAAAGCCGACCTCGGCGAGCAGCACGACCTCGCCGCCGCACAGCCGGAGAAAGCGAAACAACTCCGTGAACGCCTCCATGCATGGCGCAATGAAATCGGAGCGCAGATGCCGCTGCCGAATCCGAACTACGATCCCGCGAAGCCCGAGCATGTCCCGACACCGGTCTCACCGAAAAAGAAAAGGAAGGCGAAGTGAATGAAAAAAACCATTCCATCCAATATTTGGCTATTGGCCCTTTTGTGGAGCATTAGCGTGCTGACAAATATCGCCGCAGCGCCGGTGAAGATCATCTTCGACACCGACATGCTCACCGACTGCGATGACGCGGGTGCGATGGCGGTGCTGCACGCGCTGGCGGATCGCGGTGAGTGCGAAATCCTCGCCACGGTGACGAGCGTGCCGGAGGTGAACTCCATCGCGACGGTGGATGCGATCAATCGTTATCGCGGCAGGCCCGATCTGCCACTCGGCATGGTCAAAGGCGCGGGTGTGATGGAGAAGTCGAAGTTCGCCGCGCAGATCGCGAAGGAGTTTCAGCATCGCGTGACCTCGGCGGAGGCAGTTTCGGACGCGGTGACGGTGTATCGCGAGATTTTGGCGAAACAACCGGATCACTCGGTCGTGATCGTCACCGTTGGTTATCTCACGAATCTCAAAAACCTGCTGCAAACGCCCGGCGGAGCCGATTTGGTCCGCAGCAAGGTCGCGCGCTGGATTTGCATGGGCGGCAATTTCATCGGCAAGCCACCGAAGGATGATCTCAAGCTCGGCAACGTGAACTTTCAGCGCGATGCGGCCTCCGCTCACTTCGTCATCCATCACTGGCCCGGCGAAGTCGTCTTTGCGGGGCGCGAGGTTTGCTCCGTGCCCAGCGGCCTGCAAATCGGCGAATCACTCGCCACGACACCCACTGACAATCCCGTGCGCCGCGCCTATGAGCACTACTTCGGCGGCACGACGAAGAATCGACATGTGGCCGATCTCGCGACGGTGTTGCATGCGGTGCGCGGCTTGTCGGATTGCTGGGACATCTCCGCACCGGGCCGCATGGATCTACGCGAGGACATGGCCTTCGACTGGCAGCCCGCCACCGATGGCAGGCAGCGTTATCTTTTGAAAAAGCGGAACAACGACCCGCATGTCGAGGCAACGCTGAACCAATTGCTAATCGCTCCAGCGAAGACGCTGCTCATGCCGCCGTATCCGCCGAGTCCCGTCATCGCAGGCATCGACTGGTCGCCGAAGGAGAGCATCATCCGCGCCGCAAAAGATGGCGACAACTGGCCGCTGACCTGGGCGGACGATGACGCGCTCTACACGACCTGGGGCGACGGCACAGGCTTCGTGCCGAAGGTGGAGAAGAAGCTCAGCATGGGCTTCGCGCGCATCACTGGCTCGCCCAATGATTTTACTGGCATGAATGTGCGTTCCGCCGCCGAGCAGCTCGGTCAAGGTCGCGCAGGTAAGAAGGGCTGGGGCATGCTCTGCGTGGATGGCGTGCTGAATCTTTGGCTCGGCCACGCGGACAACAACGGCGCGATGGCACAGCTCGCGTGGTCGCAGGATCATGCGAAGACCTGGACCTTCGCGGATTGGAAGTTCGCCGAGTTCGGCATGATGGGCTTTGTGAACTTCGGCAAAGACTACGCCGGGGCGCGTGATGCGTTTGTGTATGCCTACTCGCACGATGATCCACGCGCCGACACACCGGCGGATCGTTTCATCCTGATGCGCGCACCAAAAGACAAGCTCACACAGCGTGAAGCGTGGGAGTTCTTCGCGAAGCTCGACGCCAGTGGCCAGCCGGTCTGGACGAATGACATCACACAGCGGGGCCCGGTCTTCACTCATCCAGGCTCCTGCCTTCGCTCCGCGATGACCTACTGCGCTCCTTTGAAGCGCTACCTCTGGTGGCAGCACCTTCCGCAGTCTCCTGGCGTCACGAATGATCGCGGTGACACCCGCTTCACCGGCGGCTTCGCCATCTACGACGCCCCGGAGCCATGGGGACCATGGACAACCGCCTTCTTCACTCCGCAATGGGACACCGGCCCCGGCGAGCACGGCGACTTCCCCGCGAAATGGATGAGCGCCGACGGCAAAACGCTGCATCTCGTCTTTTCCGGCGATGACGCCTTCTCCGTGAGGAAGGCCATGGTGCGCCTGCGCTGACAAGTGGTCTTCCAAACTTACCAGATAGCCGCCACGCATCGCTGACGTGTTGAGAGAGTGAAACGCATCTCCCAACCCTGGCTGTCCTTCTTCGCGCTTTTGCCTGCATTCATCACGCAGGCTGCATCACCGTTGCCGACGGTCGATCTCTCTCAAGACACGCAGCGCCACGTCATCATCGCGCAAGGCACGGCGGAGGTCTATCAAGGCCATCCGACGACCTTGTTGATGCCGGATGGGAAGACGATGTTTTGTGTGTGGACGCACGGCCATGGCGGCACGGCGGGGCCGCTGAAGCGGAGTGATGACGGCGGCAAAACATGGAGCGAGGAGCTGTCGGTGCCGGAGAACTGGTGGAAGGTGAAAAACTGCCCGGCGATCTATCGCCTCACCGATCCGCAGGGCGCGGCGCGGCTCATCGTTTATGCCGGGCAAGGGCCGGATGGCACGATGCAGCAGTCCGTTTCCACCGATGAGGGCAAGACGTGGTCGCCGATGCAGAGCAACGGCCTGAAGTGCGTGATGCCCTTCTGCACGATCATGCCAGTGGAGGGCGGGAAGAAACTGATCGGGTTGTCCAACATTCGTCGTCCCGGCGAGACAAAGGACACGAAATCGAACGTCGTCACGCAGAGCGAATCGACTGATGGCGGGCTGACGTGGAGTCCGTGGCGCGTGCTCGTTGATCTCGGCGATTTGAAGCCCTGCGAGCCGGAGGTCGTGCGTTCGCCGGATGGCAAACAACTGCTCTGCCTCATCCGCGAAAATATCCGCAGCCAGCCTGCTCACTTCATCACGAGCGATGACGAGGGCAAGACGTGGTCGGAGGTGAAGGGGCTGCCGCCGGGCCTGCATGGCGACCGCCACAAGCACGTCTATCTGCCCGATGGCAGGCTCGTCATCGCCTTCCGCGACATGGGCAAGGATAGCCCTACGCGTGCGCATTTCGTCGCATGGGTTGGTCGTTACGAGGACATCGTCAGCGGCACGGATGGCGAATACAAAATCAAGCTGCTGCACAGCCACAAAGGCAGCGATTGCGGTTATCCGGGCCTCGAACTGTTGCCGGATGGCACCATTGTCGCGACGACTTACATCAAGTATCGCCCCGGTGTGGAGCAGAACTCGGTGGTGAGCACGCGCTTCATGCTCGCGGAGACGGACAAGGCGGAAAAGACGACGAACGCGACTGCGGAGCGTAAAACGGCGGGCATCGTGCTCGACGACGACGCGGCGGAGTTCACCGGCACGTGGAAGTTGGCTGACAAGCTCACGCCACTCGTCGGCGCAGCGTATCGTCATGATGATCGCGCGAAGAAGTCGGACGCGGTGGCGAAGTTCACGCCTGAGATTCCAGCGGATGGCAACTATGAGGTGCGGCTGCTTTATGTGCATTCATCGAATCGGGCGCAGAAGGCGCAGATCACCATTCGTGGTGCTGATGGCGAGAAAGTCGTGACGCAGAACCAGCGCGAAGCGTGTTTGGAGGACGGCATTCCGCGTTCGCTCGGCGTGTTTGCCTTTGCGAAAGGCAAATCGGGCAGCATCGAAATTTCAAACGCGGGCGCGGATGGCTATGTCGTCGTCGATGGCCTGCAACTCGTGCCGGAGGCCGAGGCCATTGCGGAGCGCAACACACGCGCCGACGCTGGTTTTCCCATCAAGACGAGCGCCGCGCCTGTGCCGGTAAAAATCCCGCCGCCGATGCTTTTGCAGAGCGCCGCGAAGCCTCAGGACGTGGATGGCAAATCGTATGACCTCGTCGTCATCGGCGGCACGCCAGGCGGCATCGCCTGTGCGGTGCGTGCGGCTCGTGAAGGCTTGAGCGTCCTGCTGGTGAACCACACGCAGCACCTCGGTGGTTTCTCCACCAGCGGAGCAGGCGGCTGGGAGGCACCCTATGATGGTCTGCGCTCGCCGATCTATGGTGAGATGATTACCAGCGCGGCGCAGTATTATGCGAAGACCTACGGCGAGAAATCGCCACAGCACATCCTCTCGATGCCGAGCAAGACCAGTCGTGCGCACATCGACCGCCCAAAGATCGAGCCGCGCATCGCGGAGATGCTTTTCAATCAGATGGTCGAGAAGGAGAAGACGCTGACTGTGCTGCTCGGCTACATCGTCACGAAGGCGGAGCGCGACGGAGCTTTGATCAAAAACGTCACCCTCAAGCCGATGCATGGCGAGAGCACGATCACGGTCAGTGGCAAGGTCTTCGCCGATGGCATGTATGAGGGCGATCTCATGGCCGCCGCAGACGTGAAGACGCAGATTGGCCGTGAATCGCGCGCGCAATACGGCGAGAAGCACGCAGGCGTCATTTACACCCAGGAACGCCACAAAGAACCCGGCCAGCGCGGCTTCCCCAAAGCTGCCGATGAAGGCACGCTGAACATCCGTTACAACAGCCACGCCACCGCCGATATCGTCGAAGGCCCGCAAAGCGGCGAGGCCGATGGCAGCGTGATGGCCTACAACTACCGCCTCGTGCTCACGCGTGATCCGGCGAACAAGATCATGGTCACGAAGCCCGCGAATTACGATGTCGCCATCGCCAAAGCCGCTGGTGGCGGCGGTTTCGTGCCGAACCTGCCGAACAAGAAGGTTGCCTGGAACGGTGGACGCCTCATCGGCCCGCAGAACGAGTATCCCGGCGCCGACTGGCCCACACGCGAGGCCATTTCAAAGCGCTACCTCGAAGGCATGCTCATGCGCCTGTGGTGGGTGCAAAACGATCCCGAAGCACCGGAAAAAGATCGCAAGCAGTTCGAGAACTACGGCCTCGCCGCCGATGAGTTCCCCGACAATCACCACGCGCCTTACGAGATATACGTTCGCGAAGCACGGCGTCTCGTCGGGCGTTATGTTTTTAAAGAGCAGGACAACGTGATCGCCGACGGCATCGCCCGCACACCGATTCACACCGACAGTATCGCCATGACCGACTGGCCGGTCGATTCCGTCGCCTGCCTGCCGCGCAAGGCTCCCGGCGGCAACACGGACGGCATCCTCTTTCTCGGCGAGGAATCCCGCCCCGCGCAGGTGCCGTATCGCTCGTTGTTGTCGAATGAGGTCGAGAACTTGCTCGTGCCTGTGGCGATCTCGGCATCGCATGTCGGCTGGGGTGCGATTCGTTTGGAACCATGCTGGATGCAGCTCGGCGAAAGTGCCGGCTTCGCTGCCGGACTCGCCGTGAAAGGCCAAACAACCCCGGGAAAGCTCGATCCCGATCTCCTCATCCGCAAACTCGCCACCAGTCGCGTGATGATCAGCTTCTTCAACGACCTTGATGTGACCTCTGACGATCCCCGCGTGCCTGCCGCGCAGTATTTTGGCACGAAAGGCTTTTTTGCCAGCTACGATGCGAGACTTGATGCTCCGATCACGGAAGCCGTGAAGGCAGCGTGGGAGAAAGGCTTCTCTAACCTCCAAAAAGGCACGCTGGAGCCGATGCAGCTCGCGAAGGCTGTTCAAGAAGCTGAAGTGAATCCAACTCCACAGACGAAAGAAACTCGCGGCGCAGTGATGCTTGCGATGTGGAATAAACTGAGCGCCCAGTAAGTTATGAAGCAGATCATTTTCCTCACTACCCTCCTCCTTTTCAACGCCGCTCTGGCATCTGCCGCAGGTCCGACTGAGCAGGGCAAACCCCTGGCTTCTGCCAGCGGATTTGAGCTGCGGGTTCCAGCTCCAGGCCCTGATGCCATTGCCGACTCCATCCTTCAGGAGGCCATAGACAAGGTCGCTTCAGCGGGTGGCGGAGTGGTCTTGCTCGGAGCTGGTGACTTCAAACTGTCGCGTCATGCGGATGATGAAACGGTCATCATTAAAAGTAACATCACACTGCGAGGACAGGGGCACGCGACGCACATCTACTTGGACCCGAAAACGCCGCCGAATGACCTGCGCTATTTCCCGGTGCGGATCGGATCGGCTACGGTGCCAGCACACAATGTGGTGATCGAGCACCTGCGCTACACCGGCAATGACAAAGCCATCGGCGGCGGTTCTATCATGGGTTTCAATGCGCGTTTGGATGAGAAGGAATCGCTCCTATTGTCATGCGACAACATCACTGTTCGTCATTGCTGGATCTATGATGCCAAACAGGCGGCAGGCTGCACCAAGGCGGCCACAGCGATGTATTTGGCCAAGTATGTCATCCCAGCAGAGGAAGCCAAAGAGGCGGCGGTTGACCCTGAAAAAGTGCGCACCGGTTACTTCGATGCCGACCGCATGGCCACCCAGTTCAAAAACTGGCAGGTGTATAACAACTACATTGAG
Above is a genomic segment from Prosthecobacter sp. containing:
- a CDS encoding FAD-dependent oxidoreductase, whose translation is MKSLLLALAFVSSTCAAEVIESDICVYGGTSGGAAAAVQGARMGRSVVLAEPGKHLGGMTSGGLSAVDIGDPRSVGGIAREYFTKLAATVGVTLAWDKAFKGDGGGGPATGGAYAIEPHKAEQVFTDMAKEAGVKVHFGARLDSVKKEGARITELVMENGDVFRAKVFIDTSYEGDLMAKAGVSYTLMREGNAKYGETLNGIHYTEKYIPRTNHLKPGPHGRVPGGQGVWDRDFPLDPYVVKGDPKSGLLPLINEGDLGKQGDPAPGVQAYCFRLCLTTNPANMIPITPPSDYDPKRYEIVARFIEACLAIGDDMDLRWFSKHDPLPNDKWDFNTATFGGNLPGASHAWPEASYTDRVKIAKEHEDYHRGLLHFLATDSRVPEKVRKDMQRFGLPKDEFTDNGGWPHQIYVREARRMISDLVMTEHHTFGRQPVTKSVGLGSYGTDVHEIRRIVKDGVLAREGKVAGGRDGAPPYAVGYDAIVPKRSECENLFVTFALSSSHVAFASIRMEPVFMCTSQSAATAACFAMDDQVAAQEVDYAKLKARLEKDGQVLTWSGK
- a CDS encoding sulfatase, with product MKLAILFLLSSFGILQSSFSAQPNVVLILADDLGWSDLACYGSDFYETPHLDRLAREGMKFTQNYAACTVCSPTRSALMTGKYPARTHITDWIPGRMPENPKLLVPEWTKFLPLDEITLAEVFKSAGYATASIGKWHLGEGEHVPEKQGFDVNIAGTNSGSPPSYIAPWKIPTLTEGKDGDYLTDRLGEEAAAFVVRSKNKPFFLYLPHFAVHTPVQGRADLVKKYEAKLKPGLMHTNTGYAAMMESLDSAVGRVLAALEENKLTENTLVIFTSDNGGRVPTTANKSLRVGKGSAYEGGLRVPLIVRWPGVTKPGSISDTPTITMDVFPTLLEMTGVPPVASSSTTGASGRDGLNLVPLLRGSGTIIRSELFWHYPHHQHYQLGGSMPFGAIRSGDFKLIEFYNDMHVELYDLKADLGEQHDLAAAQPEKAKQLRERLHAWRNEIGAQMPLPNPNYDPAKPEHVPTPVSPKKKRKAK
- a CDS encoding nucleoside hydrolase — encoded protein: MLTNIAAAPVKIIFDTDMLTDCDDAGAMAVLHALADRGECEILATVTSVPEVNSIATVDAINRYRGRPDLPLGMVKGAGVMEKSKFAAQIAKEFQHRVTSAEAVSDAVTVYREILAKQPDHSVVIVTVGYLTNLKNLLQTPGGADLVRSKVARWICMGGNFIGKPPKDDLKLGNVNFQRDAASAHFVIHHWPGEVVFAGREVCSVPSGLQIGESLATTPTDNPVRRAYEHYFGGTTKNRHVADLATVLHAVRGLSDCWDISAPGRMDLREDMAFDWQPATDGRQRYLLKKRNNDPHVEATLNQLLIAPAKTLLMPPYPPSPVIAGIDWSPKESIIRAAKDGDNWPLTWADDDALYTTWGDGTGFVPKVEKKLSMGFARITGSPNDFTGMNVRSAAEQLGQGRAGKKGWGMLCVDGVLNLWLGHADNNGAMAQLAWSQDHAKTWTFADWKFAEFGMMGFVNFGKDYAGARDAFVYAYSHDDPRADTPADRFILMRAPKDKLTQREAWEFFAKLDASGQPVWTNDITQRGPVFTHPGSCLRSAMTYCAPLKRYLWWQHLPQSPGVTNDRGDTRFTGGFAIYDAPEPWGPWTTAFFTPQWDTGPGEHGDFPAKWMSADGKTLHLVFSGDDAFSVRKAMVRLR
- a CDS encoding FAD-dependent oxidoreductase — translated: MKRISQPWLSFFALLPAFITQAASPLPTVDLSQDTQRHVIIAQGTAEVYQGHPTTLLMPDGKTMFCVWTHGHGGTAGPLKRSDDGGKTWSEELSVPENWWKVKNCPAIYRLTDPQGAARLIVYAGQGPDGTMQQSVSTDEGKTWSPMQSNGLKCVMPFCTIMPVEGGKKLIGLSNIRRPGETKDTKSNVVTQSESTDGGLTWSPWRVLVDLGDLKPCEPEVVRSPDGKQLLCLIRENIRSQPAHFITSDDEGKTWSEVKGLPPGLHGDRHKHVYLPDGRLVIAFRDMGKDSPTRAHFVAWVGRYEDIVSGTDGEYKIKLLHSHKGSDCGYPGLELLPDGTIVATTYIKYRPGVEQNSVVSTRFMLAETDKAEKTTNATAERKTAGIVLDDDAAEFTGTWKLADKLTPLVGAAYRHDDRAKKSDAVAKFTPEIPADGNYEVRLLYVHSSNRAQKAQITIRGADGEKVVTQNQREACLEDGIPRSLGVFAFAKGKSGSIEISNAGADGYVVVDGLQLVPEAEAIAERNTRADAGFPIKTSAAPVPVKIPPPMLLQSAAKPQDVDGKSYDLVVIGGTPGGIACAVRAAREGLSVLLVNHTQHLGGFSTSGAGGWEAPYDGLRSPIYGEMITSAAQYYAKTYGEKSPQHILSMPSKTSRAHIDRPKIEPRIAEMLFNQMVEKEKTLTVLLGYIVTKAERDGALIKNVTLKPMHGESTITVSGKVFADGMYEGDLMAAADVKTQIGRESRAQYGEKHAGVIYTQERHKEPGQRGFPKAADEGTLNIRYNSHATADIVEGPQSGEADGSVMAYNYRLVLTRDPANKIMVTKPANYDVAIAKAAGGGGFVPNLPNKKVAWNGGRLIGPQNEYPGADWPTREAISKRYLEGMLMRLWWVQNDPEAPEKDRKQFENYGLAADEFPDNHHAPYEIYVREARRLVGRYVFKEQDNVIADGIARTPIHTDSIAMTDWPVDSVACLPRKAPGGNTDGILFLGEESRPAQVPYRSLLSNEVENLLVPVAISASHVGWGAIRLEPCWMQLGESAGFAAGLAVKGQTTPGKLDPDLLIRKLATSRVMISFFNDLDVTSDDPRVPAAQYFGTKGFFASYDARLDAPITEAVKAAWEKGFSNLQKGTLEPMQLAKAVQEAEVNPTPQTKETRGAVMLAMWNKLSAQ